A single region of the Streptomyces sp. NBC_01803 genome encodes:
- a CDS encoding phosphoribosyltransferase, giving the protein MPETLAIPPRFSARIIERLSIGPSSRPERVIHSLDGVEEAVRPAALAAAGAELWQRARSDIPGIRDGIDFLLGLDAGGILPTVSLATAAELPYKIAWKLHLPLDGEVRFTEPHATRTDVFAYGIAAGQRILLVDDEITTGWTLANLTTRLREAGAIPVGAACLVEDTERGGRARLAELDLPLVSLAHVGASR; this is encoded by the coding sequence ATGCCCGAAACCCTGGCCATACCACCGCGGTTCTCTGCCCGGATCATCGAACGCCTCAGCATTGGTCCCTCCAGCCGTCCCGAACGCGTCATCCACTCGCTCGACGGCGTGGAGGAGGCTGTCCGCCCCGCGGCACTCGCCGCCGCGGGCGCCGAGCTGTGGCAGCGCGCTCGCAGCGATATCCCCGGAATCCGGGACGGCATCGACTTCCTCCTGGGCCTGGACGCCGGCGGCATCCTGCCCACCGTCTCACTGGCCACGGCCGCTGAACTGCCGTACAAGATCGCGTGGAAGCTGCACCTCCCCCTGGACGGCGAGGTGCGCTTCACCGAACCGCATGCCACGCGCACCGACGTCTTCGCGTACGGCATCGCCGCCGGTCAGCGCATCCTGCTGGTCGACGACGAAATCACCACCGGCTGGACGCTCGCCAACCTGACCACCCGTCTTCGCGAAGCGGGAGCCATCCCCGTAGGAGCCGCATGCCTCGTCGAGGACACCGAACGCGGCGGACGGGCCCGCCTCGCCGAACTCGACCTCCCGCTCGTCTCCCTCGCTCACGTGGGAGCCTCACGGTGA
- a CDS encoding glycosyltransferase family 9 protein yields the protein MTTTAPTAHFRPGTHVTGEHEVHSTPLGYDRATLPAGALLPLPASDALVEGVSHATTVELAFHGKLGDSLLALSAARAALDWLAQRMDAVPVNVRASGPHADLVRRTSLLAQAVPSTAPEGSRLLIGDRAGIAARGAEAATSLVCDPAAPPCWSADGIAHTSLPNRYYLALERRLGVRLPTDPPFTPQLVARPNWLVRRLRATGWFEGITLAAITATSRPDLKDYTAQRYIEVAQLLAQILNAQVRLLLIGGHHASGSRITAADANAQLQSLRLDGLPVNDLADLLPHCSLVIGNDTGLTHLAALSRGETGEGPHVIGLHARHSHSKWNTGLPHHHAVSTVFAHQMHQGDLCPVRDALTPTDDDCHLDAVAPAWLASICAELLLGGVR from the coding sequence GTGACCACCACAGCGCCAACGGCCCACTTCCGCCCCGGAACCCACGTGACGGGCGAGCACGAGGTGCACAGCACACCACTCGGCTACGACCGCGCGACCCTCCCCGCTGGCGCCCTCCTGCCGCTCCCCGCATCCGACGCGCTCGTCGAGGGCGTGAGCCACGCCACCACTGTGGAGCTGGCCTTCCACGGCAAGCTCGGCGACAGCCTCCTCGCCCTGTCCGCTGCACGAGCGGCCCTCGACTGGCTCGCTCAGCGGATGGACGCCGTACCCGTCAATGTCCGCGCCTCAGGTCCCCACGCCGACCTCGTGCGCCGCACGAGTCTCCTCGCCCAAGCCGTGCCATCCACGGCGCCCGAAGGATCTCGCCTTCTCATCGGCGACCGGGCGGGCATCGCGGCCCGAGGCGCTGAAGCCGCGACCAGCCTGGTGTGCGATCCAGCGGCACCGCCCTGTTGGTCCGCGGACGGCATCGCACACACCTCGCTCCCCAACCGCTACTACCTGGCGCTCGAACGCCGCCTCGGCGTCCGTCTGCCGACAGACCCGCCCTTCACTCCGCAGTTGGTGGCCCGGCCGAACTGGCTGGTGCGGCGTCTCCGAGCGACCGGCTGGTTCGAGGGCATCACCCTGGCCGCCATCACGGCCACCAGCCGACCCGACCTCAAGGACTACACCGCACAGCGCTACATCGAGGTGGCCCAACTCCTCGCACAGATTCTCAACGCCCAGGTCCGGCTCCTCCTCATCGGCGGACACCATGCGAGCGGGTCCCGCATTACGGCCGCCGACGCAAACGCGCAACTCCAGTCCCTCCGCCTGGACGGCCTCCCGGTCAATGACCTCGCCGACCTGCTCCCGCATTGCTCCCTCGTCATCGGCAACGACACCGGCCTCACCCACCTCGCCGCCCTGTCCCGTGGCGAGACAGGCGAAGGACCGCACGTCATCGGCCTGCACGCCCGCCACAGCCACAGCAAATGGAACACCGGCCTGCCCCACCACCATGCCGTGAGCACCGTCTTCGCCCACCAGATGCACCAAGGCGACCTCTGCCCGGTACGCGACGCTCTCACCCCCACCGATGATGACTGCCACCTCGACGCCGTCGCCCCAGCCTGGCTGGCCAGCATCTGTGCCGAACTCCTCCTGGGAGGCGTCCGATGA